The Desulfomicrobium orale DSM 12838 genome includes a window with the following:
- a CDS encoding class I SAM-dependent methyltransferase, whose amino-acid sequence MLWDADSARRYDEWAESPKGNFALRRQEELLQRLLACWPRQRQKFLDIGCGTGIFLEFFWSCGFDVSGLDKSPDMLSRTREKMGDRAHLHLGEAGHLPFDDREFDYTSLMTVLEFVDDPALVLREAARVSRKGVLITFLNRFSLYRLSVRLSGRKSALSQARWFGWPEMRGLIHRNVHPGHMTARSVLPGPPMTWKPLPGLRYVNGLELFPWCGAVTAVRADLVSPAARTPLMAWNTEPT is encoded by the coding sequence ATGCTCTGGGATGCGGACAGCGCGCGTCGGTATGACGAATGGGCCGAGAGCCCGAAGGGAAACTTCGCCCTGCGGCGGCAGGAAGAACTGCTGCAGAGGCTGCTGGCGTGCTGGCCCAGACAAAGGCAGAAGTTCCTCGATATCGGCTGCGGAACGGGAATTTTCCTGGAATTTTTCTGGTCCTGCGGATTCGATGTCAGCGGCCTGGACAAAAGCCCGGACATGCTGTCCAGAACCAGGGAAAAAATGGGGGACCGGGCCCATCTACATCTGGGCGAGGCAGGCCATCTGCCCTTTGACGACCGGGAGTTCGATTACACGAGCCTCATGACCGTGCTGGAGTTCGTGGACGACCCGGCCCTGGTTCTGCGCGAGGCCGCGAGAGTGAGCCGCAAGGGCGTACTGATCACCTTCCTGAACCGCTTTTCCCTGTACCGCCTGTCCGTGAGGCTTTCCGGCCGCAAATCCGCCCTGTCCCAGGCCCGCTGGTTCGGATGGCCCGAAATGCGCGGACTCATCCACAGAAATGTTCATCCCGGCCACATGACAGCCCGCTCGGTGCTGCCGGGGCCGCCCATGACCTGGAAACCCTTGCCCGGCCTGCGGTACGTGAACGGTCTGGAGCTTTTTCCCTGGTGCGGAGCCGTGACCGCAGTACGCGCGGACCTGGTTTCGCCTGCGGCCCGGACCCCGCTCATGGCCTGGAACACCGAACCGACCTGA
- the ilvD gene encoding dihydroxy-acid dehydratase, with protein MNRSHKMTQGLEKAPHRSLLFALGMTREEMARPLIGVVNSANEIIPGHMHLDIVARAVKDGVRMAGGTPMEFPVIGVCDGLAMNHEGMKMSLPSRELIADSIEISATAVPFDGLVFIPNCDKIVPGMLMAMLRLNIPSIMVSGGPMLAGRFEGRKVDLITVFEGVGKVKNRHMTEEDLERMEESACPGCGSCAGMFTANSMNCLAEALGLALPGNGTVPAPESARIRLAKKAGMQVMHLVKENIRPRDIVTEKSVANGVTVDMALGCSTNTVLHLPAIFREAELDLTLDIFDAVSRRTPNLCRLSPAGPHHISDLHEAGGIPAVMRELAEGGLLNTDVPTVTGRTLGQNLAELRPRILRPDVIRPLAEAYSPEGGIAILKGNLALDGAVVKQSAVAPEMMRRTGTARVFEGEEEAVEAILGGKIAAGDVVVIRNEGPRGGPGMREMLTPTSAISGMGLGADVALLTDGRFSGGTRGAAIGHISPEAAEGGVIGLVREGDRIRIDIPGRELELLVDDAELARRRADWKPYVKDIKSPVLRRYARMASSAAKGAVTEM; from the coding sequence GTGAATCGAAGCCATAAGATGACCCAGGGGCTGGAAAAAGCACCGCACCGCTCCCTTCTCTTCGCCCTGGGCATGACCAGGGAGGAAATGGCCCGGCCGCTCATCGGCGTGGTCAACTCCGCCAACGAGATCATTCCGGGGCACATGCATCTGGATATTGTCGCCCGGGCCGTGAAGGACGGCGTGCGCATGGCCGGAGGAACGCCCATGGAATTTCCGGTCATCGGCGTGTGCGACGGCCTGGCCATGAATCACGAGGGCATGAAGATGAGCCTGCCCAGCCGGGAGCTCATCGCCGATTCCATAGAAATTTCGGCCACGGCCGTACCCTTTGACGGTCTGGTCTTCATCCCCAACTGCGACAAGATCGTGCCGGGCATGCTCATGGCCATGCTGCGCCTCAATATCCCGTCCATCATGGTGAGCGGCGGCCCCATGCTGGCCGGGCGCTTCGAGGGACGGAAAGTCGATCTGATCACGGTTTTCGAAGGCGTGGGCAAGGTCAAAAACCGGCACATGACCGAGGAAGACCTGGAGCGCATGGAAGAGTCCGCCTGTCCGGGCTGCGGTTCCTGCGCGGGCATGTTCACGGCCAACTCCATGAACTGTCTGGCCGAGGCTCTCGGCTTGGCCCTGCCCGGAAACGGCACTGTCCCCGCCCCGGAAAGCGCGCGCATCCGCCTGGCCAAAAAGGCCGGCATGCAAGTCATGCATCTGGTGAAGGAAAATATCCGGCCCCGGGATATCGTCACGGAAAAAAGCGTGGCCAACGGCGTGACCGTGGACATGGCCCTGGGCTGTTCCACCAATACGGTGCTCCATCTCCCGGCCATCTTCCGCGAGGCGGAGCTCGATCTCACTCTGGACATCTTCGACGCCGTGAGCCGCAGGACGCCCAACCTGTGCCGCCTTTCCCCGGCCGGGCCGCATCATATCTCCGATCTGCACGAGGCCGGGGGCATTCCGGCGGTCATGCGGGAGCTGGCCGAGGGGGGGCTTCTGAACACCGATGTGCCGACCGTGACCGGCAGAACTCTGGGACAGAACCTGGCGGAACTGCGTCCGCGCATTCTGCGCCCGGACGTGATTCGTCCTCTGGCCGAAGCCTATTCTCCTGAAGGCGGCATCGCCATATTGAAGGGCAATCTCGCCCTGGACGGCGCAGTGGTCAAACAGTCGGCCGTGGCCCCGGAAATGATGCGCCGTACCGGGACCGCGCGGGTTTTCGAAGGCGAAGAGGAAGCCGTGGAGGCCATTCTCGGCGGAAAAATCGCTGCGGGCGATGTGGTGGTCATCCGCAACGAAGGCCCCAGAGGCGGCCCCGGCATGCGCGAGATGCTCACGCCCACCTCGGCCATTTCGGGAATGGGACTCGGCGCGGACGTGGCTCTGCTGACAGACGGCCGTTTCAGCGGCGGCACCCGCGGCGCGGCCATCGGGCACATCAGCCCCGAGGCGGCTGAAGGCGGCGTCATCGGTCTGGTCCGGGAAGGCGACAGAATCCGTATCGACATTCCCGGACGGGAACTCGAACTTCTGGTGGACGACGCCGAACTGGCCCGCCGCCGCGCGGACTGGAAGCCCTATGTAAAGGATATCAAATCTCCGGTTCTGCGCCGCTACGCCCGGATGGCCTCGTCGGCGGCGAAAGGGGCCGTGACGGAAATGTGA
- a CDS encoding cell division protein FtsX, translated as MSVFFRLLFQGIRDLFRMPWSLCMTMAAIVLVCFLGGAFLLLVHNLNLQIGERHGNVQFQVFWNSEATPAELKEVWAGLSRLDSVTNVRTYTPDQALGVLEESFRKTVDLEWMKGRSPLPPTALIQCRLPAEDQKKWTGAFVSRLRAMPKVQKVSFNPLQVDLLSSWAGFAKAAFWPVAGFLLLVVGLVVGNTIKLALLTRREELEILRFVGASRAYIRFPLLVGGAFQGFLGAGLALLLLFGAHHAIRDILNVPPLWITISFLPDIHILLMLGVLAAVGMLSSFVALRN; from the coding sequence ATGAGCGTTTTTTTCCGTCTGCTTTTTCAGGGCATCCGGGATCTGTTCCGCATGCCGTGGTCCCTGTGCATGACCATGGCGGCCATTGTTCTGGTCTGTTTTCTGGGCGGGGCATTTCTTCTTCTGGTTCATAACCTGAATCTGCAGATCGGGGAGCGGCACGGCAATGTGCAGTTTCAGGTTTTCTGGAACTCCGAGGCCACCCCGGCGGAATTGAAAGAAGTCTGGGCCGGACTGTCCAGGCTGGACAGCGTGACCAACGTGCGGACCTACACGCCCGACCAGGCTCTCGGCGTACTGGAGGAATCCTTCCGGAAAACGGTTGATCTGGAATGGATGAAAGGCAGGAGCCCTCTTCCGCCCACGGCCCTCATCCAGTGCCGGCTGCCCGCCGAGGACCAGAAAAAGTGGACGGGCGCCTTCGTGTCCCGGCTGCGGGCCATGCCCAAGGTGCAAAAAGTCAGTTTCAACCCCTTGCAGGTGGATCTGCTTTCTTCCTGGGCGGGCTTCGCCAAAGCGGCCTTCTGGCCGGTGGCCGGGTTTCTGCTGCTCGTGGTGGGTCTGGTGGTCGGCAACACCATCAAGCTGGCCCTGCTGACGCGGCGGGAGGAGCTGGAAATTCTGCGTTTCGTGGGCGCCAGCAGGGCGTACATCCGTTTTCCCCTGCTGGTGGGCGGGGCCTTCCAGGGTTTTCTGGGCGCCGGACTGGCCCTTCTTCTGCTTTTCGGCGCGCATCACGCCATCAGAGACATCCTGAATGTCCCGCCGCTGTGGATTACCATCTCCTTTCTGCCGGACATCCACATTCTGCTCATGCTCGGCGTTCTGGCGGCCGTGGGCATGCTCAGTTCCTTTGTCGCTCTTCGCAATTAA
- a CDS encoding cell division ATP-binding protein FtsE, with protein MITISRLSYSFGRQIALKDVNFSMKQGEFVFLCGPSGAGKTTFMRILHGSLPVQRGKADVAGHDLNRLSESRKHLLRRDVSVVFQDFKILPDQTVFANVELPLRVRGIARHIIDKRVRAVLRSMHLDRKAGVRCEELSGGEQQRVAVARAIVVKPKLLLADEPTGNLDRELAFRMMDIFQQFHKFGTSIMIATHNREIMERMPEARVVTLENGIMHDGRAGAAT; from the coding sequence ATGATCACCATTTCAAGACTGTCCTATTCCTTCGGGCGGCAGATAGCCCTGAAGGACGTGAACTTCTCCATGAAACAGGGAGAGTTCGTTTTTCTGTGCGGCCCGTCCGGAGCGGGAAAAACCACCTTCATGAGAATCCTGCACGGATCGCTGCCCGTGCAGCGGGGCAAGGCCGATGTGGCGGGGCACGATCTGAACAGGCTGTCCGAAAGCCGCAAGCATCTGCTGCGCCGGGACGTGAGCGTGGTTTTTCAGGACTTCAAGATACTCCCGGACCAGACGGTCTTCGCCAATGTGGAACTGCCGCTCAGAGTGCGCGGCATCGCCCGGCACATCATCGACAAGCGGGTACGGGCGGTGCTGCGCAGCATGCATCTGGACCGGAAGGCCGGAGTGCGCTGCGAGGAGCTTTCGGGCGGAGAACAGCAGCGCGTGGCCGTGGCCAGAGCCATCGTGGTCAAGCCCAAACTGCTTCTGGCCGACGAACCCACAGGCAATCTGGACCGGGAGCTAGCTTTTCGCATGATGGACATTTTTCAGCAGTTCCATAAATTCGGTACATCCATCATGATCGCCACGCACAATCGGGAAATCATGGAGCGCATGCCCGAAGCGCGTGTGGTCACCCTGGAGAATGGGATAATGCACGACGGCCGCGCCGGAGCAGCAACATGA
- a CDS encoding alpha-amylase family glycosyl hydrolase, translating into MVQTSRDDAGRIRGMGAVLHEEGAAFRVWAPHADRVFVMGDFNGWSKTDSPMENEGSGYWYADIGGAKAGQEYKFLVQNGELDLERIDPYARQVTNSVGSGIIYDPDGFDWQGDDFVIPAHNELIIYEMHIGSFFTTEDGQPGSFDTALEKLDHLVRLGVNAVQVMPIAEFAGDYSWGYNPAHIFAVESAYGGPDGFKNFVREAHRRGLAVILDVVYNHFGPSDLDLWQFDGWQENDKGGIYFYNDHRSETPWGDTRPDYGRPEVRQFILDNALMWLEEYHIDGLRYDMILYIRSVHGGDEEIPEGWSLMQWINQTIHERFPERILIAEDLRDNSAVTADVEHGGAGFHSQWDARFVHPIREAVIVAEDALRSMEAVSGAITFGYEGDAFHRVVYSESHDEVANGKARVPQEVSPDDPTGWYAQKRSTLAAGLVFTVPGIPMLFQGQEFLQGEWFRDDVPLDWDLKEDFHGLVRLYRDLARLRLNRGGVTRGLCGQHVRVFHLNEDEKVIAFQRWDEHGPGDDVVVVANFGNAFKEDYVIGLPGQGVWRLRCNSDAVVYSDDFGDSPAGDIDAREGEFDGLPASGALSIGPYTVLIYSQDRPE; encoded by the coding sequence ATGGTACAGACATCACGGGACGATGCGGGCAGGATCAGAGGTATGGGCGCGGTACTCCATGAGGAGGGCGCGGCCTTCCGGGTGTGGGCTCCCCATGCGGACAGGGTTTTTGTCATGGGCGATTTCAACGGCTGGTCCAAGACGGACTCGCCCATGGAAAACGAGGGGAGCGGCTACTGGTATGCGGACATAGGGGGGGCCAAGGCCGGACAGGAATACAAATTTCTCGTCCAGAACGGGGAGCTGGATCTCGAACGCATTGATCCCTACGCCCGCCAGGTCACCAATTCCGTGGGGAGCGGCATTATCTACGATCCGGACGGATTCGACTGGCAGGGAGACGACTTCGTCATTCCGGCCCACAATGAGCTCATCATCTACGAGATGCACATCGGCTCCTTTTTCACCACGGAGGACGGGCAGCCCGGAAGTTTCGACACGGCCCTGGAGAAGCTCGACCACTTGGTCCGTCTGGGAGTCAACGCCGTGCAGGTGATGCCTATCGCTGAATTCGCCGGGGATTACTCTTGGGGTTACAACCCGGCCCATATCTTTGCCGTGGAAAGCGCTTACGGCGGGCCGGACGGATTCAAGAACTTCGTGCGAGAGGCGCACCGCCGGGGTTTGGCCGTAATTCTCGACGTGGTCTACAATCATTTCGGTCCGAGCGATCTGGATCTGTGGCAGTTCGATGGCTGGCAGGAGAACGACAAGGGCGGCATCTATTTTTACAACGATCACCGCTCGGAAACTCCGTGGGGGGATACCCGCCCCGACTACGGGCGGCCCGAGGTGCGGCAGTTCATTCTGGACAACGCACTCATGTGGCTTGAGGAGTACCATATCGACGGGCTGCGCTACGACATGATTCTCTATATCCGCAGCGTCCACGGCGGAGACGAGGAAATTCCCGAAGGCTGGAGCCTGATGCAGTGGATCAACCAGACCATCCACGAACGCTTTCCGGAGCGGATTCTCATCGCCGAAGATCTGCGGGACAACAGCGCCGTCACCGCTGATGTCGAACATGGCGGCGCTGGTTTCCACAGCCAGTGGGACGCCCGGTTCGTGCACCCGATCCGGGAGGCGGTGATCGTGGCCGAGGATGCCCTGCGTTCCATGGAAGCGGTCAGCGGGGCCATCACCTTCGGATACGAGGGCGACGCCTTCCACCGGGTGGTGTACAGCGAGTCCCACGACGAGGTGGCCAACGGCAAGGCCCGGGTGCCGCAGGAAGTGAGTCCGGACGATCCCACGGGCTGGTATGCGCAGAAGCGGTCCACGCTGGCCGCTGGTCTGGTCTTCACCGTGCCGGGCATCCCCATGCTTTTTCAGGGGCAGGAGTTCCTGCAGGGCGAATGGTTCCGCGACGACGTGCCGCTGGATTGGGATCTGAAGGAGGATTTCCACGGTCTGGTCCGTCTGTACCGCGATCTGGCCCGTCTCCGTCTGAACCGCGGCGGCGTGACCAGAGGGCTCTGCGGCCAGCACGTGAGGGTGTTTCACCTGAACGAGGACGAGAAGGTGATCGCTTTCCAGCGCTGGGACGAACACGGCCCCGGAGATGACGTCGTGGTGGTGGCCAACTTCGGCAACGCGTTCAAGGAGGATTACGTCATCGGTCTGCCCGGCCAGGGAGTCTGGCGTCTGCGCTGCAACAGCGACGCCGTGGTCTACAGCGACGACTTCGGCGACAGTCCCGCCGGAGATATCGACGCGCGGGAGGGGGAATTCGACGGCCTGCCCGCCAGCGGGGCATTGTCCATCGGCCCCTACACGGTGTTGATATACAGTCAGGACAGGCCGGAATAG
- a CDS encoding substrate-binding domain-containing protein has translation MNPDIKLICNLKTIRQDRGLSQAHLAELTGVKRQAIYDIETEKYTPNTALALKLAKCLGCTVEDLFTEEIGAEADATLIGQAETGPTRVALARMRGRVMAYPLTGRQLFLNGFEPADGVMAAGGGPARLLSPAGTLDQTLIIFGCDPAFSILGTHTMRHAPQVRAHCFFASSRDALVRLAAGQAHFAGTHMHDTAHGPGNLLLARSLLEGTPATVVTFSHIEEGLMVAPGNPLKLRAISDLAGGQARLVNREPGAALRSLLDEYLFRHGLRGEDISGYGQEARTHHESALHILFGKADVGLGFRAIAAFYGLDFIPLETVRCDLVVPKDLQALPEAAALLDTLQTRKLREDLASLPGYEARETGRIVAEL, from the coding sequence GTGAACCCCGACATCAAGCTGATCTGCAACCTGAAGACCATCCGTCAGGACAGGGGGCTGTCCCAGGCTCATCTGGCGGAACTGACCGGCGTCAAACGCCAGGCCATCTACGATATTGAAACGGAGAAATACACGCCCAACACGGCCCTGGCCCTCAAGCTGGCCAAATGCCTGGGCTGCACGGTGGAAGACCTGTTCACGGAAGAAATAGGCGCGGAAGCGGACGCCACCCTGATCGGCCAAGCGGAAACGGGCCCCACGCGCGTGGCTCTGGCCCGTATGCGTGGCCGGGTCATGGCCTATCCGCTCACGGGCAGGCAGCTTTTTCTGAACGGCTTCGAGCCGGCCGACGGCGTCATGGCCGCCGGAGGAGGCCCGGCCCGCCTGCTCAGCCCGGCGGGCACCCTGGACCAGACCCTCATCATTTTCGGCTGCGACCCGGCCTTTTCCATTCTGGGCACGCACACCATGCGCCATGCCCCCCAGGTCCGGGCGCACTGCTTTTTCGCCTCCAGCCGCGACGCCCTGGTCAGACTCGCCGCCGGACAGGCCCATTTCGCGGGCACGCACATGCACGACACAGCCCACGGTCCCGGCAACCTCCTGCTGGCCAGAAGCCTGCTGGAAGGCACGCCCGCCACGGTGGTGACTTTTTCGCATATCGAGGAGGGATTGATGGTCGCGCCGGGCAACCCCTTGAAGCTCCGGGCCATATCCGATCTGGCCGGCGGCCAGGCGCGGCTTGTGAACCGCGAGCCGGGCGCGGCCCTGCGCAGCCTGCTGGACGAGTATCTGTTCCGGCACGGTCTGCGCGGGGAGGATATCAGCGGCTACGGGCAGGAGGCCCGCACCCACCATGAAAGCGCCCTGCACATCCTGTTCGGCAAGGCCGACGTGGGGCTTGGATTTCGGGCCATCGCCGCATTCTACGGCCTGGACTTCATCCCGCTGGAAACCGTGCGCTGCGATCTGGTCGTACCCAAGGACCTGCAAGCTCTGCCCGAGGCGGCCGCCCTGCTGGACACCCTGCAAACGCGCAAACTGCGGGAGGATCTGGCGTCCCTGCCCGGCTACGAGGCCCGGGAAACGGGACGGATCGTGGCGGAACTGTGA
- a CDS encoding energy transducer TonB: protein MTQLPVPGIEAEGKPFSAAGPGSFAFVQPGDCSSPGENDGQRVFPAGNFTLPRILYIILSLLVHLALIAMPGPPSVSRSQVVMELSLVAGPPGPEPQASAQGGTGSNAPAPEIGRKAPAQPPTVKQAVGKLAPQRSRTAAPSRETNQDRQRSKPLSPAPVTRPVRPVPSEEVRPARLMAPPVAEPPAPAEAASADSSTSSTDGSGNAPVAAMNASGVQSSGNGASGSGLSRFGGPGGGPAYVFGEAGAPAFLRRVAPKYPRSSLARREQGVVMLLLSLDRHGTLLDVSVMQSAGPRLDEAAIQAARASSYLPATRNGEPHACTVTLPIRFTLRQ, encoded by the coding sequence ATGACACAGCTTCCTGTTCCGGGAATCGAGGCCGAGGGCAAGCCTTTTTCGGCAGCCGGGCCCGGCAGTTTCGCCTTCGTTCAGCCGGGGGACTGCTCCAGTCCGGGGGAAAATGACGGCCAGCGGGTTTTTCCGGCGGGAAATTTCACTCTGCCCCGGATTTTATACATCATTTTGTCTCTGCTTGTGCATCTTGCTCTGATCGCCATGCCAGGCCCGCCGTCTGTATCCCGTTCTCAGGTCGTCATGGAACTTTCTCTGGTGGCAGGCCCACCCGGGCCGGAGCCCCAGGCTTCGGCACAAGGCGGAACCGGCAGCAATGCGCCTGCGCCGGAAATCGGACGGAAAGCCCCGGCTCAACCTCCCACAGTGAAGCAGGCGGTGGGAAAACTCGCTCCACAGCGGAGCCGGACAGCCGCTCCCAGCCGGGAAACCAATCAGGACCGGCAAAGAAGTAAGCCACTCTCGCCGGCTCCCGTGACCCGGCCCGTTCGCCCTGTGCCTTCGGAAGAAGTCCGCCCCGCGCGGCTCATGGCGCCGCCCGTTGCTGAGCCACCCGCACCGGCCGAAGCTGCTTCCGCCGATTCTTCCACATCTTCTACCGATGGTTCCGGCAATGCCCCGGTCGCCGCGATGAATGCTTCGGGCGTTCAGTCGTCCGGAAACGGAGCTTCCGGCTCCGGTTTAAGCCGTTTTGGAGGTCCAGGCGGCGGTCCGGCGTATGTCTTTGGCGAGGCGGGGGCGCCGGCCTTCCTGCGCCGGGTGGCGCCGAAATATCCGCGTTCATCCCTGGCCAGGCGGGAGCAGGGCGTGGTCATGCTGCTGCTCAGCCTGGACAGGCATGGCACCCTGCTGGATGTTTCCGTCATGCAAAGCGCCGGACCCAGGCTGGACGAGGCGGCCATCCAGGCCGCGCGGGCATCGAGCTATCTTCCGGCCACACGAAACGGCGAACCGCACGCCTGCACGGTCACTCTGCCCATTCGTTTCACCCTGCGGCAGTGA
- a CDS encoding TonB-dependent receptor plug domain-containing protein, which yields MRSFWLCGACVLLAVLFGGPAFAAEKAGEGAFRLGEIEVVEQADGSPNVSVQRVTEETMRTFNTDTVDRAVNLLPGVTVSHVGARNEKMVYVRGFDLKHVPIYMDGIPIYVPYDGYPDLGRFTTFDLANITVSKGFASVLHGPNTMGGAINMVSKRPSEKFEAVTGLGVGSYTYNGYLNMGTNLGLWYVQAGLSHLNSDGFPLSRSFDSVPTENGGRRNNSYHQDSKGSLKVGFTPNSKDEYALTYAKQHGKKGTPPYAGESESISPRYWKWPYWDRESVYFNSETWFGEDVYAKTRLYYDVFENALESYDDASYSTMRKRSSFKSAYDDHTYGGSVELGLLAIPHNELRLAVHFKRDFHKELAPKTPDVHFQEDIFSVGLEDTINFTDSFYAIAGVGYDRVKTREAENLVGKTVTDFSRGSADAVNPQLGLFYKVGEAGLAHASVALKSRMPSIKDKFSYRMGRAIPNPDLDPERAVNYEIGYKHSFEERVTVEGNLFYSDVRDYILFKTVPDPDNPGKRISQNQNIGEVDMYGLELGVTARIFDPLRGGINYTWLEYENHTNDDELLDTPRHKIFAFLEYSPMERLSLLADMEYNSKRYSSTDGERVADGFTVFGLKGTYEFLDKKYLELGLNNAFDADYELSEGYPQAGRTWFANLRMEF from the coding sequence ATGCGGAGCTTCTGGTTGTGCGGCGCATGTGTATTGCTGGCGGTCCTGTTCGGAGGTCCTGCTTTTGCCGCCGAAAAAGCGGGGGAAGGAGCCTTCAGGCTCGGCGAGATCGAGGTGGTGGAGCAGGCCGACGGCTCGCCCAATGTTTCGGTCCAGCGCGTGACTGAAGAAACCATGCGCACTTTCAACACCGACACCGTGGACAGGGCCGTGAATCTGCTGCCGGGCGTGACCGTTTCCCATGTGGGTGCCCGCAACGAAAAAATGGTCTATGTACGCGGTTTCGACCTGAAGCATGTGCCTATCTACATGGACGGCATTCCCATCTACGTGCCCTACGACGGCTATCCGGATCTGGGCCGCTTCACGACTTTCGATCTGGCCAACATCACCGTTTCCAAGGGTTTTGCCTCGGTGCTGCACGGCCCCAATACCATGGGCGGCGCCATCAACATGGTCTCCAAACGGCCGTCGGAAAAATTCGAGGCCGTCACCGGCCTGGGCGTGGGCTCATACACGTACAACGGCTATCTGAACATGGGCACCAATCTGGGCCTGTGGTACGTGCAGGCCGGGCTGTCCCACCTGAACAGCGACGGCTTTCCCCTGTCCCGCTCCTTTGACTCCGTGCCCACGGAAAACGGCGGGCGGCGCAATAATTCATACCATCAGGACAGCAAGGGCAGCCTGAAGGTGGGTTTTACCCCCAACAGCAAGGACGAATACGCCCTGACCTACGCCAAGCAGCACGGTAAAAAGGGCACCCCGCCCTATGCCGGGGAGAGCGAGTCCATCTCGCCGCGTTACTGGAAATGGCCGTACTGGGACAGGGAGAGCGTGTATTTCAACTCCGAAACATGGTTCGGCGAGGACGTGTACGCCAAGACGCGTCTTTATTACGACGTGTTTGAAAACGCCCTCGAAAGCTACGACGACGCTTCTTACTCCACCATGCGGAAGCGTTCATCCTTCAAGAGCGCCTACGATGACCATACTTACGGCGGCTCCGTGGAACTCGGCCTGCTGGCCATCCCCCACAACGAACTCCGGCTGGCCGTGCATTTCAAGCGCGATTTCCACAAGGAGCTGGCTCCGAAGACCCCGGATGTCCATTTTCAGGAGGACATCTTCTCCGTGGGGCTGGAGGATACCATCAATTTCACGGACAGTTTCTACGCCATTGCCGGGGTAGGCTATGACCGCGTCAAAACCCGGGAGGCCGAAAATCTGGTGGGCAAGACGGTGACGGATTTTTCCAGGGGCAGCGCCGATGCCGTCAATCCGCAGCTGGGCCTTTTCTACAAGGTCGGCGAGGCGGGTCTGGCGCACGCCAGCGTGGCCCTGAAGTCGCGCATGCCGTCCATCAAGGACAAGTTCTCCTACCGCATGGGCCGGGCCATCCCCAATCCGGATCTCGATCCGGAACGGGCCGTCAACTACGAAATCGGCTACAAGCATTCCTTTGAGGAGCGCGTCACCGTGGAGGGCAATCTGTTCTACAGCGATGTGCGCGACTACATTCTGTTCAAGACCGTGCCCGACCCGGACAACCCCGGAAAGCGCATCAGCCAGAACCAGAACATCGGCGAAGTGGACATGTACGGGCTGGAGCTGGGCGTGACCGCCCGCATTTTCGATCCCCTGCGGGGCGGTATCAACTACACTTGGCTGGAATACGAGAACCACACCAATGACGACGAACTGCTGGACACGCCCAGGCACAAGATTTTCGCCTTCCTCGAATACAGTCCCATGGAGCGGCTCTCGCTGCTGGCGGACATGGAATACAATTCCAAGCGCTACAGCTCCACGGACGGCGAGCGGGTGGCCGACGGCTTCACGGTTTTCGGCCTCAAGGGCACATATGAGTTTCTGGACAAGAAATATCTGGAGCTGGGTCTCAACAACGCCTTCGACGCCGATTACGAACTAAGCGAAGGCTATCCGCAGGCCGGGCGGACCTGGTTCGCCAACCTGCGCATGGAGTTTTAG
- a CDS encoding FmdE family protein, with translation MYDHPDSFERCLEDAVRFHGHLCGGQIIGVRMALAGLRELGLRDPRGADRKKLLAVVEIDRCATDAIISVTGLSPGKRNLKIRDFGKMAATFVDLEGDRAVRICVRESSRRKADELAASLADEDDAGDMKEARFRALEVMDEADLLEIRKVRVSLHPSDLPGPPSRSVVCARCGESVLDQREETHGGQTLCRPCAAGKTYYEPCPAP, from the coding sequence ATGTACGATCATCCGGACAGTTTCGAGCGGTGCCTGGAAGACGCGGTGCGTTTTCACGGGCACCTTTGCGGAGGACAGATCATCGGCGTGCGCATGGCCCTGGCCGGTCTGCGGGAACTGGGCCTGCGCGATCCCAGAGGCGCGGACCGCAAAAAGCTGCTGGCCGTAGTGGAGATAGACCGCTGCGCCACGGACGCCATCATCTCCGTGACCGGACTTTCTCCGGGCAAGCGCAACCTGAAGATCAGGGATTTCGGTAAAATGGCCGCCACGTTTGTGGATTTGGAGGGGGATCGGGCCGTGCGGATCTGCGTGCGGGAGAGCTCCCGCCGCAAGGCCGACGAACTGGCCGCATCCCTCGCCGATGAGGACGACGCGGGAGACATGAAGGAGGCGCGGTTCAGAGCTCTGGAGGTCATGGATGAGGCGGATCTGCTGGAAATCCGGAAAGTGCGGGTCAGCTTGCACCCGAGCGACCTGCCGGGGCCGCCCTCGCGGAGCGTGGTCTGCGCCCGCTGCGGAGAGTCCGTACTGGACCAGCGCGAGGAGACGCATGGCGGGCAGACACTCTGCCGTCCCTGTGCCGCCGGAAAAACCTACTATGAACCGTGCCCGGCTCCGTGA